The Sphingomonas sp. KR3-1 genomic interval TAGGAAAGCGCGCCCACCGCGGCGACCGCGACGATCATGTAGATCGCGACGCAGACGATCATCGAGCCGACGATGCCGATCGCCAGGTCGCGCCCGGGGTTCTTCGCCTCCTCCGCCGCGGTGGAGATCGCATCGAAGCCGTAAAAGGCGAAGAAGATGATCGCCGAGGCGGCCATCACGCCGCGCTCGACTCCACCTTCGGTCATGTGCTTGGCGAAGCCGAACGGGGCGAACGGATCGAAATTGGCCGCGTTGAAATAGGGGAGCGCCACCGCGACGAACACCGCGAGCGCGATCAGCTTCACCACCACCAGGATCGCGTTGATCGTCGCGCTCTCGCGGGTGCCGAGGATGAGCAGGCTCGAGACCAGCCAGACGACGAACAGCGCCGGCACGTTCACGCCCCAATGCGCGATGTGCCAGCCCAGCATCTGCGGGCCGTGGGTCAGCTCGGGCGGCACGCCCAGGCCGGAGAGGAAGGGCGTCGCATAGCCCGACCAGCCCACCGCCACGGTCGCCACCACCAAAGTATATTCGGCGAGCAGGCTCCAGCCCACCACCCAGGCGACGATCTCGCCGAGCGAGGCATAGCTATAGGTATAGGCACTGCCCGAGGCCGGGATCATCGTCGCCATCTCGGCATAGGCGAGCGCCGCGCAGGCACAGATCGCCCCGGCGACGACGAAGGACAGGATCACCGCCGGCCCGGCCCGGTCCGCCCCCACGCCGATCAGCGTCAGGATGCCGGTGCCGACGATC includes:
- a CDS encoding amino acid permease; translated protein: MASLFRLKQIVAAEDRPPEHRLARTLSWPHLVALGVGAIVGTGILTLIGVGADRAGPAVILSFVVAGAICACAALAYAEMATMIPASGSAYTYSYASLGEIVAWVVGWSLLAEYTLVVATVAVGWSGYATPFLSGLGVPPELTHGPQMLGWHIAHWGVNVPALFVVWLVSSLLILGTRESATINAILVVVKLIALAVFVAVALPYFNAANFDPFAPFGFAKHMTEGGVERGVMAASAIIFFAFYGFDAISTAAEEAKNPGRDLAIGIVGSMIVCVAIYMIVAVAAVGALSYTRFADSPEPLALILREIGQPGVAKFLALSAIIALPTVILGFLFGQSRIFFVMARDGMLPQSLAKVSKRGSPVRITIFTACVVSLFAAFLPIDEIAALANAGTLTAFAAVGLCLLVMRRRAPEMVRPFRTPLPWVVGLGAIFGCFYLFLSLPTKTQIWFGCWNLLGLVVYFAYARRNAAKG